Genomic segment of Deinococcus fonticola:
GCTTCTTATCGCCTTGCCGGTCATGGCGCAGGCAGCGGTGACTCCCAAACTTAAAGCGGGCTTTGAACAGCACTTCACCCAGACTGAAGAGCATGTCAAGAGACTCGAACAGATTTTCACCGCTCTGGGCGCTTCGCCCCTGGGCAAAGTCAGTGGTGCGATGATGGGTCTGGTCAAGGAAGGCAATGACATCATCACCGCCAATGAACCAGGCGAGGTGCGTGACGCCGCCCTGATCATGGCTGCTCAGCGGGTCGAGCATCTGGAAATTGCCAGTTACGGCACGGCCGTTACCTACGCTGGTCTGCTCGGCGAGACCAAGGCCGTCAAACTCCTGGAGGCTACCCTGCAGGAAGAGGGTGAAACGGATCAGGCGCTGACGGCGCTTGCCGGTAAAGTCAACGCCAAAGCCAACTGACAGGTGCGCGAGGCTCCCACTCATTCACGTACCCGCTGCGCTGCCAGCGGGGAGCAGGATGAGACGGTGCTCGTCAGATCCTGAAGTCCCCCCCGCCTGCCCCGACGCATGCTGGAACGACCATCGAGGTTCACTATGAAAGCAGTCATCTACAACGGCCCGCGAGACATTCAGGTGGTCAATGTTCCCGATCCTCAGATCGAGCAGCCCACCGACGTGCTGGTCAAGATCACCAGCACCAACATCTGCGGCTCCGACCTGCACATGTACGAGGGCCGCACCGACATCGAAAAAGGCCGTGTGCTGGGCCACGAGAACCTGGGTGAGGTCGTGGAGATCGGAAAGGCCGTCTACCGCATCAAGGTGGGGGACAAAGTCTGCCTGCCTTTCAACATCGGTTGCGGATTCTGCCGCAACTGCGAGAAGGGCCTGACCGGCGCGTGCCTGACCATGGTGCCTGGCCAGGCCGGTGCGGCTTACGGATTCGCGGACATGGGACCGTTCCAGGGCGGTCAGGCGCAGTATCTGCGCGTGCCGTTCGGCGACTTCAATTGCCTGAAACTTCCCGAGGACGCCACCGAGAAGGAAGACGACTACGTGATGCTGGCCGACATCTTTCCGACCGGGTGGCATGCCACCCGCCTGGCCAACCTGATGCCTGGGGAAAGCATCGCCATCTATGGGGCCGGGCCAGTCGGTCTGATGGCAGCCTACTCCGCCATGATTCAGGGCGCGCGGCAGGTGATCGTCGTCGACCGTCACAAGGATCGACTCAAGCTGGCCGAGCAGATTGGGGCCATCGCCGTGAACGACGCCGAACATGACCCAGTCGAGCAGATCATGGAACTGACGAACGGGCGAGGTACCGATAAGGGCTGCGAGTGTGTCGGCTGGCAATGCCATGACCACGGGGGCAAGGAAATTCCCAACCTGACCATGAACAACCTGGTGAGTACAACCCGCGCCACTGGTCAGATCGGGGTGGTAGGCGTATTCGTACCGCAGGATCCTAAGTCTCCGGACGATCTGATGAAACACGGACAGATCGCGTTCGATATCGGCAATTTCTTCTTCAAAGGACTGCGTATGGGTTCCGGACAGGCCAACGTGAAGGCCTACAACCGCGAACTGCGTGACCTGATTCATGCCGAGCGTGCCAAACCGTCTTTCCTGGTGTCACATCGCCTGCCGCTGGAGAAAGCCCCCGACGCCTACAAGAATTTTGACGAGCGTAGTCACGGCTGGACAAAAGTCATCCTCAAGCCCAACGAATAACCTCTCCCTCGCGGGCAGAGCTGGCTTTGGGTCGCTCTGCCCGGTGACTGTTCACAGGTGAACCATGAAACCACTGACCGCTCTGGCCCTCCTCGCTCTGGCTACAC
This window contains:
- a CDS encoding ferritin-like domain-containing protein, producing the protein MRYHTLNDLYLGLLRDLYSGEQQLLIALPVMAQAAVTPKLKAGFEQHFTQTEEHVKRLEQIFTALGASPLGKVSGAMMGLVKEGNDIITANEPGEVRDAALIMAAQRVEHLEIASYGTAVTYAGLLGETKAVKLLEATLQEEGETDQALTALAGKVNAKAN
- a CDS encoding glutathione-independent formaldehyde dehydrogenase, encoding MKAVIYNGPRDIQVVNVPDPQIEQPTDVLVKITSTNICGSDLHMYEGRTDIEKGRVLGHENLGEVVEIGKAVYRIKVGDKVCLPFNIGCGFCRNCEKGLTGACLTMVPGQAGAAYGFADMGPFQGGQAQYLRVPFGDFNCLKLPEDATEKEDDYVMLADIFPTGWHATRLANLMPGESIAIYGAGPVGLMAAYSAMIQGARQVIVVDRHKDRLKLAEQIGAIAVNDAEHDPVEQIMELTNGRGTDKGCECVGWQCHDHGGKEIPNLTMNNLVSTTRATGQIGVVGVFVPQDPKSPDDLMKHGQIAFDIGNFFFKGLRMGSGQANVKAYNRELRDLIHAERAKPSFLVSHRLPLEKAPDAYKNFDERSHGWTKVILKPNE